Proteins co-encoded in one Bradyrhizobium sp. 170 genomic window:
- a CDS encoding M20/M25/M40 family metallo-hydrolase, which yields MNPKVSQIAVGAELSKVFAHIDANKDQFVSRLLDYLRHPSISSDKSGIGEVAELLASMLSRLGFEARAIATSGHPMVAARWERERGVPTVLLYGHYDVMPPDPLEAWISPPFEPTIREGRIYARGAGDSKSQHLAQILAVESYLAVHGRLPCNVLILLEGEEEIGSPSLAGFIQANRDLLKADLVVTADGSLHESGRPVIKYGVRGIAGFELRARAANRDVHSGLFGGVVPNPIWTLVHLLATMKNANGEITIDGFHDGVLAPSDLERAIAAELPLDAADLKQSLGLARLDNPVDRTVADRLMFHPTLTINGFHSGYGGPGLKTVLPHEAFVKCDARLVDGQDSDDVLTKIEAHVKKYAPDVELVRLESTPPSKTPIDSPFSAIVQQAVHTGQGLEPLIYPKASGTLPDYVFTQILGMPSFVTPYANFDQANHAPNENIQIDCFLKGIRTGAALLNGLGKSV from the coding sequence ATGAATCCGAAGGTTAGCCAGATCGCCGTCGGTGCGGAATTATCGAAGGTGTTCGCGCACATTGATGCGAACAAAGATCAGTTCGTCAGCCGTTTGCTCGACTACCTGCGCCACCCAAGTATCAGCTCCGACAAGAGTGGAATCGGCGAGGTCGCTGAACTTCTCGCGAGCATGCTGAGCCGCCTGGGCTTCGAAGCGCGGGCGATTGCCACGTCCGGGCACCCGATGGTAGCGGCGCGTTGGGAGCGAGAACGTGGAGTGCCGACGGTCCTGCTCTACGGTCATTATGACGTGATGCCGCCGGACCCACTCGAAGCCTGGATTAGTCCGCCATTTGAACCGACGATTCGGGAGGGACGTATTTATGCGCGCGGAGCCGGAGACAGCAAGAGCCAGCACCTCGCTCAGATCCTCGCCGTGGAATCGTATTTGGCAGTACACGGCCGCCTGCCATGCAACGTCCTGATTCTACTCGAAGGGGAGGAGGAGATCGGAAGTCCAAGCCTTGCAGGATTCATTCAGGCTAACCGCGACCTTCTCAAAGCAGATTTGGTCGTAACAGCTGATGGTTCCCTGCACGAGTCCGGCCGCCCGGTTATTAAATACGGGGTCCGTGGCATCGCTGGATTCGAGCTGCGGGCTCGTGCTGCAAATCGCGATGTTCACTCTGGCCTTTTCGGTGGTGTCGTTCCAAACCCCATTTGGACGCTCGTGCACCTGTTAGCGACAATGAAGAATGCAAATGGGGAGATTACAATAGATGGCTTTCATGATGGTGTTTTGGCGCCAAGCGATCTTGAGCGTGCCATTGCAGCAGAGCTCCCTTTAGATGCTGCGGATCTTAAGCAATCCCTCGGGCTTGCAAGGTTGGATAATCCAGTAGATCGGACGGTGGCGGATAGGCTCATGTTCCATCCAACGCTGACCATTAACGGTTTCCACAGCGGATATGGCGGTCCGGGGTTGAAAACGGTGCTGCCGCATGAGGCTTTCGTTAAGTGCGACGCTCGCCTCGTTGACGGACAAGATTCTGATGACGTCCTCACAAAGATAGAGGCTCATGTCAAAAAGTACGCGCCGGACGTCGAGCTCGTCCGCTTAGAGTCCACGCCGCCGTCGAAGACGCCAATCGATTCGCCGTTTTCGGCTATCGTTCAGCAGGCAGTGCACACCGGACAAGGTCTCGAGCCGCTCATTTATCCTAAGGCCAGCGGCACTCTGCCGGACTACGTCTTCACGCAGATTCTCGGGATGCCTTCCTTCGTGACCCCGTACGCGAATTTCGACCAAGCCAATCACGCTCCGAACGAGAACATTCAAATCGACTGCTTCCTGAAGGGGATACGCACCGGAGCGGCTCTCCTGAACGGCTTGGGAAAATCTGTGTAG